The Amblyomma americanum isolate KBUSLIRL-KWMA chromosome 6, ASM5285725v1, whole genome shotgun sequence genome has a window encoding:
- the LOC144094580 gene encoding PI-actitoxin-Axm2b-like: MTAALTPRRIMGLLLMFFASAGAAPASSEWRLRAALGARDPDSCALEPERGLCYAAFTLYYFDAATGTCEEFLYGGCGGNDNRFGSLAECLATCASSATKTTSAARDS, encoded by the exons ATGACAGCAGCACTCACGCCACGCAGGATTATGGGACTGCTGCTGATGTTTTTCGCCTCAG CCGGAGCCGCGCCGGCCTCCTCGGAGTGGCGACTGCGTGCAGCTCTGGGAGCCAGGGACCCGGACTCCTGCGCACTCGAGCCCGAGCGCGGGCTGTGCTACGCGGCCTTCACACTCTACTATTTCGACGCGGCGACGGGCACGTGCGAGGAATTCCTgtacggcggctgcggcggcaacGACAACCGATTCGGCTCGCTCGCCGAGTGCCTCGCCACGTGCGCTTCGAGCGCCACCAAGACTACGAGCGCCGCGCGCGACAGTTAG
- the LOC144094581 gene encoding 8.6 kDa transglutaminase substrate-like — protein MRTALLFVLVVLVVSACVDATSPPNCQNVKCSETKCGPVQCSCGSYKDACGCCDFCFKCPGDVCTPLFQERCSDGHTCLLDQPGSVHFGGKGKCKPLPSS, from the exons ATGAGGACCGCTCTTCTCTTTGTCTTGGTTGTCCTGGTGGTATCCGCGTG cgttgACGCCACTAGCCCCCCAAACTGCCAGAATGTGAAGTGTTCCGAAACCAAATGCGGGCCAGTTCAGTGTTCATGCGGAAGTTATAAGGATGCCTGCGGCTGCTGCGACTTTTGCTTCAAG TGTCCCGGCGACGTTTGCACTCCTTTGTTCCAAGAGCGTTGCTCCGACGGCCACACCTGCCTCTTGGACCAGCCAGGCAGCGTCCACTTCGGAGGAAAGGGAAAGTGCAAGCCACTTCCGTCGAGCTGA